The following nucleotide sequence is from Paenibacillus andongensis.
CCTAGAACTTTCTCGTCAGCAGGAATGGATTTGAAGGCAGGAATGAATTTGAATTCTTCCGTAATGTATTTCTTACCGATATCAGAACTTACCATCCAGTTCAAGAATTTCTTCGCTTCGTCTTTCACAGCAGAGTTTTTGTTGATAACCCAGTTGTTTGGTACACCAACGAACAATTTATCGTTCGCTGCAGCGTCATCGTTGATTGGCATTGGCAAGAAACCAATTTTGATGTTCGGGTTTGTTTTTGTAATTTGAACTTGAGTCCAGTTACCTTGTTGCGTCATTGCTGCTTTTCCTGTAGCAAAATCAGTTACTTGTGTATTGTAATCAGTTTGAAGCGGATTTTTGTTACCGTATTTCAACTGAAGATCAAACAGTTTTGACCATTGGTTAAATACTTCGTTACCCGGAATTTTAGCAGTTCCTTTGTTCAAGCCATCAATGAAGGCATTTGGATCCTTCTGGTAAGCAAACGGAAGGTTTACGAAGTGGTTACCCAGTACCCACCACTCGCCATAGCCGGTTTCAAATGGAGTAATTCCTTTTGCTTGAAGCTTTTTAGCTGCATCTTCGAGTTGAGTAAGGGTTTTTGGCAATTCGGTAATGCCGGCTTGTGCAAACAAATCTTTATTATATTGGAAACCATAACCTTCAAGGTTCAACGGTTGGCCGTAAAGCTTACCATTTTTCGTCATTGGCTCTTTCGCTACATCTACAAGATCCTTAACCCATGGTTGATCGGAAAGATCCTCTAGGTTTTCAATCCATTTGTCCATATCCGAGAAACCACCGTTGTTGAAAATATCCGGTTTGTCACCCGAGTTGAATTTCGCAAGCAAAGCTGCGCCGTAGTCAGCACCGCCGCCTACTGTATCCACTTGAATTTTAACATTAGGATTCAGCTTTTGATATTCTTGAATTAATTTGCCAAGTTGATCGGCGATTTCTACTTTGAATTGGAACATTTTAATTGTAACTGGTTTACCGCCTGCAGCAGGTGCTGCTGTTGCCGCTCCACCCGTTGTTGCTGATGGAGTTGGCGCTGTTTCTTTCTTCGCGCAGCCAGCAGCAACTAAAGATAGTGATAGTACAGCCGCCATACTGATCATTGTTAATTTTTTCATTGAGGTAAAGCCTCCCTTTTAGTTTCAATCAGCTTACCCTGATAACGTTTCATTAACTCGTCATCAGCTTACATGGTTTATTGTAAACACTTACTTAAACCCTTAACACAGAGAATATTGAACATAAAGGTGGAAGATTTTGAACATATTTGCAAAACTGTTAACCTTTTACGGAACCAGCCGTAATGCCTTCAACAATATGTTTCTGCATCGCTAAGAAGAAAATAACGATCGGCAGGACCCCGAGTGTAAGACCAGCCAAGGCCAAATCCCATTGCTTCGTATATTGACCAAAGAAAGAAAACGTAGCTAAAGGTATTGTTCTCAGGTCTGGACTATTTAACACGAGTGAAGGAAGCAAATAATCATTCCATATCCATAAACTGTTTAAGATAATGACTGTCGTAGACATGGGCTTTAACAGAGGGAACACAATTCGCCAAAACACGCCATACGGCGAGCAGCCATCAACAGTGGCCGACTCTTCAATTTCAAGTGGAATAGATTTAATAAAACCATGGAATAAGAAGACGTTCAGGGAAACACCGAATCCGAAATAACAAACAATTAAACCGAATTTGCTGTCCATGAGTCCAACCTCATTCGCCACACGCACAAGCGGAATCATGATGGATTGAAACGGAATAACCATAGCAGCAACGAAAGCTATAAATACAAGATTGTTGAATTTGCTTGCTTTGCGCACCATGCGATAAGCAGCCATGGAACTAATCAACACTAGCCCCACATTACTAAGCACGGTAATAATTAAAGAGTTCAGAAATGCACTTGGGAACTTCATGATGGTCCATACCTTCGTATAGTTGTCAAGATATAAGCTTGACGGAAGCTTCGCAGTGCTGGCAGCCAGCTCCGGAAATGTCTTAAGGGAGTTGACGATGACAAAGTAGAAAGGGACTAGAAATAAGAGTCCAATCAAGATGCCAAGCACCTCGAGAGTGAATAGTCGTCCAGAGTATTTTTTGACGGATTCCATTAAACTTCAACCTCCTTGCGTTTCGTATACATGACTTGGATGGTCGAAATAATGGCCACAACAACGAAGAATACTAACGCTTTTGCTGTTCCTAAACCATAGTTGTTATTGCGGAACGCTTCTTGATAAATATTGATGGAAACCGATTCTGTTGAGTTGAACGGTCCACCTTTGGTTAAGGCAAAGTTCAGGTCAAACATCTTGAAGTTCCATGAAATGGTCAGGAACAAACATACGGTAACTGCCGGCATAATGAGTGGTACGATAATGTTCTTAAGCACTTGTAATCTTGTAGCACCATCAATATAAGCCGCTTCAACCATATCTTTGGGCACATTCGATAGCGCCGCAATATAAATGATCATTAAGTAACCCGAACCTTGCCATATGCTAACAATAGCGATCGCCCAGAAAGCCGTCGGTGCATCACCTAACCACGGCAATTGGAAAAAGCTAAGATTCGTTAATTCACCTAAAGTCCCGAACCCTTTGACGAAAATAAACTGCCAAATGAAACCAAGTAGAAGTCCGCCAATAACGTTCGGCATGAAGAAAATAGTACGCAGTACATTTCTGGTTTTCAGTGCCTGAGTGAGCAAGAGCGCCAAAAGAAACCCGACAAGATTCGTGAGAATGACGTCCGTCACGGTTATTCTTGTTGTAAACCAGAATGCGTTGCGATAGTCGGTGTCATGAAAAAGAAGGTGCTTGAAATTGTCTAAGCCGTTGAACTTCACGGTTGTTGTCACACCATTCCACTCGGTAAATGAATAATAAATACTCATGAGAAAAGGAGTAACAACAATGAGCGCGAAAAAGATCAACGCTGGTCCGATAAACACCCATTGTTGGATAAGTCCTGCTAGCCCTTTGTTGTTCTTCATGGGAATTTCCCCCTTACGATTATGCAACTATACCTTAAGTATAAATCCCTTATTCTTGGTAAAACACAGATTCTCGTGATGCATTAGGTGGAATTTGTTGACCTCTCCTGCTACAATGTAGGGTGAAAAGTATAAACAGAAACCGAGTTGATGCACCTTGTTTCGTCATAGTATACGCAATAAATTAATCCTATTTTTGCTCATTGCGACGTTAGTTCCATTTACTACATCCATTGTTGTTTCTTATATATTCACCAAGGAGAAAGTCACAGAAGACACGATTACAAATAATTCGGCTCTGATATCTCAAGCAAAAATGAATTTATTAAACTACTTAAATGGTGTCGTCCAGGCGTCCACTACGATTTATACAGGTCAGTATTCATCTGTTGGTTATCTTTACGATATTCTGCAAACCGGGCAAGAAATCGATTATATGAGTGATAAGGTTATCAAAAGCGGGCTGCAGGTCATGTCCCATTCGGTTAAAGAGATCAAACAAATTTATCTTTACGCCTCCGTTAGCGACCGTTCTTATTTAGCGAGCAACGACATTCAAGGAAGCACGATCGGTAAATATGAATCTCTTCGGCAATTCCCCGAGAACAAAACCGTTTATTTTGAAACAACTCATGAAAGCCATAATTACAATATTGCACTTAATGTGTATTCTGCTCCAACCCCTGTCCTATCTATGCATCGTAAAATTATGTACTCCCCAAGTAACATCTCGATTGGTGAGCTGATCATTGACCTTCAGCTGAGTTTAGTCTCTGAAATATCTCAAAGCTTATTCACCCATGACCAAGAAGAACTGTATATCCTTGATGATAAGGGGTTCATCGTGTTCGGTCCTGACGTTTCTAAATGGGGACAACCTCTGGAAGAAAGCTGGGGAAATGAGGCGATTTATAGTAATCTCCAAAAAGGTTCCTATGAATGGAAAAAAGGCGCTTATGCGGGGATAAATATTTATGAAAAAATGAAAACTGACTATGTTGACTGGACGATCGTGAAACGGCTGCCCTATGAACAATTAACGAAAAATGCCCGACAGTTAACTTTAATTAATTCTTTAATCCTTACTTTGTTTATGCTGATTGTCATTGCCGGAACTATTTATATCAGTATTAAATTTACAGAGCCTATCAAACAATTGATTCGTTATATTACACGCATACAGGTGGGACAGGTCCAGTTAGGCCAATTGAATGCCGATATCGAGCTCTCTCGAACGGATGAAATGGGTATCCTCGCCAACCGCTTTCATGGCCTTATGCAGGACTTAAATCAAATGGTCATGCGCGAATATCGTCTTGAGCTTGCGAACAAATCGAATCAGCTTATGGCACTTCAAGCTCAGATTAATCCGCACTTTTTGAATAACGCGCTCCAATCGATCGGAACACTAGCTTTGCAGCATGATGCACCAAAAGTCTACGCACTGATTTCATCTCTTGCCAAAATGATGCATTACAGCATGAACACGAATGAATCCGTCGTTCCTTTGCGTAAAGAAATCGATCATATTAAAGCCTATCTCGAACTGCAAAAGCAGCGCTTCGAGCACCAATTCGAAATCATTTACGATATCGATGAAAGCACGAAAGCAATCTCGGTACCCAAGATGATCCTGCAACCGCTTGTTGAAAATTATTTCAAACATGGCTTTAAACCGGGCTCAGCTACGGGCTTATTACGTATTGAAGCGGTGAAGCTTATCGTTCATGAGGACGAATACTTGAAACTCATCGTCGAAGATAACGGAATTGGTATATCGGAGCAGAGGCTCCGCGAAGTAAGAAACAGACTGAATACCCCATCGATAACCGATGAGGCTTGTATTGGGCTTAGTAATGTGCTGACCAGAGTACAATTGTACTTCACTGATGATGCATTTCTTGATGTTGAGAACGTTCAGCCCCAAGGTCTACGGATCGTGATCCATATTCCTATGAAAAAGGGAGCACTTGAATGAAAGTATTACTAGTTGATGATGAGAAACATGTGCGCGACGCCATTCGCCTGCTTGTAAATTGGGAGCAGCACGGCATAGAAACGATATTAGAAGCTCAAGATGGCGAATCGGCCATCCAGATCGTAAGTCGTGAACATCCAGCGATTATTATGACGGATATGATGATGCCAATCATGAATGGCGTCAAATTGCTTGAGTGGCTGCATACGCATGCCCCTAACTCCAAAACGATCGTCATTAGCGGCCATGACGACTTCTCTCTGCTTCGCCATACGTTGCAGTATGGGGGAACGGACTATATTTTGAAGCCTATTGATCCTGAGCAGTTGAATGAAGCGTTAGATAAAGCCATTCAAGCTTGGAATAAGGATGAGGAGCTCCGTCATACCAATCGAGAGCTAAATATAGAAATGAACCAAATTAAGCCCATGTATTGGGACAAGTTGTTATCGAACATAATTGCCGAACCCTCCGCTTATGATCAAGCGGCCGAGCAGCTCGAGAAAGAGCTTCATTTATCCCGGACAACTCGAGAATGTCGTGTCGCTATTTTATCTTTAGATACGATGGAACGGAGTGTGAAGAATAAGTTCAGTCATAATCTAGACTTACTTCTCTTCTCGCTAATTAATATATGTAATGAATTCCTCGTTAACGATCAACGCGGTTATGCTTTCCGCCATTGGACCAGTGATAACGAAATTGTATTGCTTCTATGGAAGGATCAATCTGGTTCTGAGTCATTTCTCGCAAAAATTAATGAAGGGATACGAACCGCGCTTCATACCCGCGTGGATTTCGGTATTGGAAGCACACAAAGCTTTCCAACGAACATGGCTTTATCCTATCAGGAAGCCCGTAATGCCCTCAGACAGCGAAATCTCAAATCTAAGGAAACATGGATTCACAGTACATTACAAACAGCCAAAACGGTTCAACCGGCGCTTACTTTCAGCCAATACGAGGAACGGATTCAACTCGCTATACGCAGCGGCAGCATGGACCAAATTCAAGAAACAATTCAAGAATGGATGGACGCTGTCAAATTGAGCGAAACCATTACACTTGAACAGCTCGACCATTGGTGGCGGGAATACAGGGTGATGAAGCGCCGTTGGGTGCAGCAATTTTTCTCTAACATTAGTGAAGATCAGGTCAAGCAGCTTCTCCTGGATGAACCATCCAGTTTGATCGTTCCGCTGGATGAATACGGTATCCTATCCCTCTCACTTTGGCAGCAGGAACTCACTCGGAGCATTGTTCACTTATCGAAGCTGCTTCTTGAGAGTCAGCAGAAGGACAAAAGTGTTATTTTTGAAATCGCCGAGTTCCTTGAGAAGCACTATCACGAAGATGTCTCGCTTCAGGATATTGCGAATCGATTCTACCTCAGCCGCGAGTACATCTCACGGAAATTCAAACAAGAGTTCGAGGTTAATCTTTCTGACTATTTAGGGCAAATTCGTATGAGTAAAGCTAAGGTCTTGCTGCGCAACCCACATCTTCGGATTTCACAAGTAGCCGAGATGGTCGGTTACCAGGACGAGAAATATTTCAGCAAAGTTTTCAAAAAACTAGAGGGACTCACCCCGAATGAGTATCGAAAAACAACGAATTCTATCTAAAATTCTGTAAAAAATATGGAATATGTTATACTAGTAAACAGAGGTGATTTTCATGAACATGCCCATCGAGACTACGACTGCGAATTCTTTCCCTCGTGCTGCTTCGAAGGCTACCAAGGTAAGAAAGAAAACGTACGTATACTTGTTTGTGGGTTGGGTCATGCTGATCGCAATCGGAGTGGCCGCCGCTATGATGTACACAGAGCATTTGAGGCAAAAAATTGCAACCGATATCGCCCAGCAAACCCAGCAACAACTGCAAGTGGTTCAACAAGACTATCAGAAGCAAGTTACCCAATTGAAAGATAGCGTTACGACCGACATGAAAGCTTTACAGACAAAGGTAGACTCACTGAATGAATTACTGGCTTTCACGAAGGACAGCGCTAACAGCAAAACCGATAACAGCAACCAACTCTATACGCAGCTTGCCGACGTTAAGAAGAAGCTGGAAGAACTGCAAAAAAATCTGGATGTGTTAAAGTAATGAACGTAATAAGCATTCAACAAATAAACCGCGTGCTTCTACTTGCATGCGCACCGTTTCTGGGGATGCTGATTTGGCTGCTTTTCGTTACGGCGAATGTCCCTATCAACCCGTTGGTACATAAGGCGTCTACGCCGATCTCTTTTCAACAAGAAACGCTGACGCTGGATAACTTGCTGACCAAAGCAAATAGCGACGCGGTGCAAACCAAATCCATCATTCAGCAATATTTCCAGCTTTATGAGAAAAGTTCCGCAGAAGTAGCAGCCATGCTCCAAAACGCTGCAGCACAAGCTGCCAAACCCGGCATTATCTATGATACTCGAATAACCGCCAGGCTCGGCAGCCCAATTAGACAAGCTTCTTCCGGGAATATCGACTTGAAACTTTTCGCTTTGAATGAAAGCAACTATAAAGGTTATGCTCTTAAGGTTAACCTTAAGAGTGATAAAGCCATTAAACTTGTGCTTGGCAAGGATAAAATTGGCTCCAGTGAAACAACGTTAGATGCAGTTACACGTTATGGGGCTATCGCCGGTGTGAATGCAGGAGGCTTTGCTGATGATAATAAAGGCAAACGCTATCCGCTCGACACAACCATCATGAATGGGAAGTATGTGAATGGCTTCTTTCCTACCAACAACGATACGACCTTCATTGGCCTGAATAAAGACCGCAAGCTCATTGGCGGTAAGTTCAGTTCTCAGTCTGAGCTCGACAAATTGAACCCGCTTATGGGATCTACCTTCGTTCCGGTTCTCCTGAAGAACGGAAACAAGATGTCGATTCCCTATCAGTGGCAAAGTTCACCGGCAAGAGCAGCGCGGACCATCATGGCCAACTACAAGCACGATCAACTGTTGTTTATTGTGACCGACGGTTACGACGAGAGCGGCAATTCGGGAGCAACACTTGCTGAGCTGCAGGACAAAATGCAGCAATTAGGCATCGTGGATGCTTATAATTTGGATGGGGGCGGCTCTACCACTTTAGTATGGGGGGGCAGCGTCCTCAATCGCCCGTCTGATGGGAAGCTTAGACCGCTAGCCACCAACTTTCTATTTTTTAAATAACCGAAATTATTCACACTTTATTCGTTTCTTTTTTTAGAATGGTTGGGTATAATAAGCTTTAACGAAGATCCCAAGCGGAAAGACTTTGAG
It contains:
- a CDS encoding carbohydrate ABC transporter permease is translated as MKNNKGLAGLIQQWVFIGPALIFFALIVVTPFLMSIYYSFTEWNGVTTTVKFNGLDNFKHLLFHDTDYRNAFWFTTRITVTDVILTNLVGFLLALLLTQALKTRNVLRTIFFMPNVIGGLLLGFIWQFIFVKGFGTLGELTNLSFFQLPWLGDAPTAFWAIAIVSIWQGSGYLMIIYIAALSNVPKDMVEAAYIDGATRLQVLKNIIVPLIMPAVTVCLFLTISWNFKMFDLNFALTKGGPFNSTESVSINIYQEAFRNNNYGLGTAKALVFFVVVAIISTIQVMYTKRKEVEV
- a CDS encoding carbohydrate ABC transporter permease, yielding MESVKKYSGRLFTLEVLGILIGLLFLVPFYFVIVNSLKTFPELAASTAKLPSSLYLDNYTKVWTIMKFPSAFLNSLIITVLSNVGLVLISSMAAYRMVRKASKFNNLVFIAFVAAMVIPFQSIMIPLVRVANEVGLMDSKFGLIVCYFGFGVSLNVFLFHGFIKSIPLEIEESATVDGCSPYGVFWRIVFPLLKPMSTTVIILNSLWIWNDYLLPSLVLNSPDLRTIPLATFSFFGQYTKQWDLALAGLTLGVLPIVIFFLAMQKHIVEGITAGSVKG
- a CDS encoding sensor histidine kinase, coding for MNLLNYLNGVVQASTTIYTGQYSSVGYLYDILQTGQEIDYMSDKVIKSGLQVMSHSVKEIKQIYLYASVSDRSYLASNDIQGSTIGKYESLRQFPENKTVYFETTHESHNYNIALNVYSAPTPVLSMHRKIMYSPSNISIGELIIDLQLSLVSEISQSLFTHDQEELYILDDKGFIVFGPDVSKWGQPLEESWGNEAIYSNLQKGSYEWKKGAYAGINIYEKMKTDYVDWTIVKRLPYEQLTKNARQLTLINSLILTLFMLIVIAGTIYISIKFTEPIKQLIRYITRIQVGQVQLGQLNADIELSRTDEMGILANRFHGLMQDLNQMVMREYRLELANKSNQLMALQAQINPHFLNNALQSIGTLALQHDAPKVYALISSLAKMMHYSMNTNESVVPLRKEIDHIKAYLELQKQRFEHQFEIIYDIDESTKAISVPKMILQPLVENYFKHGFKPGSATGLLRIEAVKLIVHEDEYLKLIVEDNGIGISEQRLREVRNRLNTPSITDEACIGLSNVLTRVQLYFTDDAFLDVENVQPQGLRIVIHIPMKKGALE
- a CDS encoding phosphodiester glycosidase family protein; its protein translation is MNVISIQQINRVLLLACAPFLGMLIWLLFVTANVPINPLVHKASTPISFQQETLTLDNLLTKANSDAVQTKSIIQQYFQLYEKSSAEVAAMLQNAAAQAAKPGIIYDTRITARLGSPIRQASSGNIDLKLFALNESNYKGYALKVNLKSDKAIKLVLGKDKIGSSETTLDAVTRYGAIAGVNAGGFADDNKGKRYPLDTTIMNGKYVNGFFPTNNDTTFIGLNKDRKLIGGKFSSQSELDKLNPLMGSTFVPVLLKNGNKMSIPYQWQSSPARAARTIMANYKHDQLLFIVTDGYDESGNSGATLAELQDKMQQLGIVDAYNLDGGGSTTLVWGGSVLNRPSDGKLRPLATNFLFFK
- a CDS encoding ABC transporter substrate-binding protein; this encodes MKKLTMISMAAVLSLSLVAAGCAKKETAPTPSATTGGAATAAPAAGGKPVTIKMFQFKVEIADQLGKLIQEYQKLNPNVKIQVDTVGGGADYGAALLAKFNSGDKPDIFNNGGFSDMDKWIENLEDLSDQPWVKDLVDVAKEPMTKNGKLYGQPLNLEGYGFQYNKDLFAQAGITELPKTLTQLEDAAKKLQAKGITPFETGYGEWWVLGNHFVNLPFAYQKDPNAFIDGLNKGTAKIPGNEVFNQWSKLFDLQLKYGNKNPLQTDYNTQVTDFATGKAAMTQQGNWTQVQITKTNPNIKIGFLPMPINDDAAANDKLFVGVPNNWVINKNSAVKDEAKKFLNWMVSSDIGKKYITEEFKFIPAFKSIPADEKVLGPLAADIIAYSKAGKTLSWNWFKFPGGEASSKKFGDIMQGYVAKKYTKDQMLEEFQKTWDSLKK
- a CDS encoding response regulator, whose protein sequence is MKVLLVDDEKHVRDAIRLLVNWEQHGIETILEAQDGESAIQIVSREHPAIIMTDMMMPIMNGVKLLEWLHTHAPNSKTIVISGHDDFSLLRHTLQYGGTDYILKPIDPEQLNEALDKAIQAWNKDEELRHTNRELNIEMNQIKPMYWDKLLSNIIAEPSAYDQAAEQLEKELHLSRTTRECRVAILSLDTMERSVKNKFSHNLDLLLFSLINICNEFLVNDQRGYAFRHWTSDNEIVLLLWKDQSGSESFLAKINEGIRTALHTRVDFGIGSTQSFPTNMALSYQEARNALRQRNLKSKETWIHSTLQTAKTVQPALTFSQYEERIQLAIRSGSMDQIQETIQEWMDAVKLSETITLEQLDHWWREYRVMKRRWVQQFFSNISEDQVKQLLLDEPSSLIVPLDEYGILSLSLWQQELTRSIVHLSKLLLESQQKDKSVIFEIAEFLEKHYHEDVSLQDIANRFYLSREYISRKFKQEFEVNLSDYLGQIRMSKAKVLLRNPHLRISQVAEMVGYQDEKYFSKVFKKLEGLTPNEYRKTTNSI